One window of the Rhodothermales bacterium genome contains the following:
- a CDS encoding PEGA domain-containing protein gives MTMTRFSVSLLSAFLLFGCGTIMQGTTQDIGISSTPSQATIKVNGQQMGTTPAVLDLKRKSTHFIQIELDGYQLFETTLTRKTSGWVWGNLVFGGLPGLVVDAAAGGMYKLTPDQITADMRLASSMAPGNDIMMIAVVLKANPDWEKIGQLEKVR, from the coding sequence ATGACCATGACACGCTTTTCCGTCTCCCTCCTTTCGGCCTTCCTCCTTTTCGGTTGCGGAACCATCATGCAGGGCACCACGCAGGATATAGGCATATCAAGCACGCCGAGCCAGGCCACCATCAAGGTCAACGGTCAACAGATGGGAACGACGCCCGCCGTTCTCGATCTTAAACGAAAAAGCACCCACTTCATCCAGATTGAGTTGGATGGGTATCAGCTGTTCGAGACCACATTGACGCGCAAGACCAGCGGCTGGGTGTGGGGCAACCTTGTTTTCGGCGGTCTGCCCGGTCTGGTGGTCGATGCTGCAGCTGGCGGCATGTACAAGCTCACTCCCGATCAGATTACCGCCGATATGCGCTTGGCCAGCAGCATGGCTCCCGGCAACGACATTATGATGATTGCCGTCGTCCTGAAGGCCAATCCAGATTGGGAGAAGATTGGACAGCTTGAGAAAGTCCGCTGA